ACTATGTGTTTCACTGCTTCGAACCATGCACCGCTTGCATCGATGGTCTATGGGTCAACATTAAACCAACTACGCCTGATATATCGATTGATTGACGTCTCACGGCCGTTTTTAGCTTGTCGCTAGAAATGCAATCTTCCATATAAAGCAGACCTTGGGGCAAATCGCAGCGAAAGTCCGGTTCCCGCCCTTTAAGTCAAAATGTGCATGGTGCAGAAATTTGGTCAAATCACTCGCCCATCACTGTCGCGAACGGCCCAAACCTGCCGCTCAGAACATTTTCAAATGCTGCGGTGCAGTCCACCGAAGCGGACATTGACACGTTGCCGCAGCATTATTAGGTCGCTAGGTCTGCTAAGCGGACTTTGCCGCCGTTGATGGAAAAGAGCTGAACGGCTGATTTTGGCAGAATTCATTAGAAACTCAAGCAGCACCGACCTCCAATGCCGCAATCAATTCTACTAGCATTAAGCCCTATTGTTGCCTTTTTTTGGCAGTAATCTAGGAAAATCAAGCAAGTTCAGGAGTCGTGGATGATCTCAGGACTAGTCGAAAATTCAGAATCTAAATGTTTTGGCAAGTTAAATTGTACTATCCTGTCGAAGTAACGGCGAAATTAGACGCTGAGCCATTGAGGTAAGAGCACGATGCCAAACACGTACACTGATCAGTTTTGGCTGATCGACCCAGCTAATCCGCCTTCTGTGGGGGACACTCTAACTGTGTACTCTTTCAATATTATTGACCAAAATGACAATAATCTAATTAACCGATTTAGTAACGATTCCATCGACGGCTCGGACATTACTAGCTCATATCCAGGCGACACGGTCACGGTAAACTTGCCGGGTGGCGGAAGTGCAACAATAACTGGCGCTACTTTTTATCTTGCTGATGGCCGGGTCGTATTCACACCCTCTGATGGTAGTGTTCTGCAGACGTCAACGTTCGCCAGTTCAACCTTCGTGAACAGTCAGGGATCACTCCCCACCGGCTCGCTAGGGCCGCCCTGTTTTATGGCAGGTACAGGCATTGGGACACCTAACGGTCTGATCAGCGTTGAATGTTTAAGAAAAGGTGACGTTCTTCAAAATCATGCGGGTCAACTTGTAAAGCTACGGGTGGTCCTCAATAGCTCTTATTCTGCCCGGCAATTGGCCGAAAACCCCAAGCTTCGCCCCGTTCGGATTATGGCTGGGGCATTGGGGTGTGGGCTCCCACAAAGTGATTTGTTGGTATCACGACAGCACCGCATGCTGGTGTCGTCAAAGATTGCCGAGCGCATGTTCGGAACAACTGATGTGCTGGTTTCAGCTATCAAGCTAACCGAATTGCCCGGAATCTACGTGGATGAGAGCGTCAGAGAAGCTGAGTATTTTCACCTCGTCTTCGATCAGCACGAAGTGATCTTTGCAGAAGGCGCGCCAACAGAGAGCTTATACACAGGCCCTGAAGCACTGAGGTCTATTTCACAGGAGGCTCGAGAGGAAATCTTCGCGATCTTCCCCGAGCTTACAAACTTGGGCTACACGCCCGATCCCGCCCGGGCGCTACCCTCCGGCAAGCTACAAAAACAGCTCGTCGCCCGTCATATGAGAAATAAAAGGCCGCTCTTAGAACTACTCACTACGTAAATGACCTGCGGTGATTTTCGATGATATAGGACTGATGATGTAATCGAAACGAACTGGCGCTTTGTCCCTCACACCGCGACCTTGGCTCCGCTCCAAAACGCCTATTTTTGGGAAAGGCGTGTCCGTACAACATGTCTCCAAGGACGATCCTTTGTACCGCGGTAGTGTTTCCTGCCGTATCAAGAAACGACACTTTTCCAAAGTTAAACCCCGTTCAAAACCAAATCTGTTTCTGAAGGTCTGTGGCTCGCCAGCGACAGCAGCCGTTAGCCGCATAGCAGAAATTCGGCAAAGTGGGCTCCTTGCAGACCTTCGCTGCACTTTGCACCGATGACCGCTAAGCGGACCTAGTTGCCGTTTGCGTCAAAGGCGGCTTCCAGAAAACTAAGCGTTCGACAAACGGTGTTTTTCAAACGGTCGGTGAATGTCTACTACGAACTCATTTTGTTATAATATACGGCCTAAGGTGATTTGTTAACTTCAATGATACAATCAAAGGTTGCATATTGCGATTGATCGACTAGCCTCTAGGTAGAAGGAGGATGATTCACTATGATCTTAGGGTATTTAATTATTGGGATGCTGCTCGGCACGATTGCTGCTGCAATCAGCTTATTTCTCGGCTCATCTGTTCTGCTGGCGCTCGCTGTCTATTCCGGTGTGGGTAGCCTTTGCATGTTGATATTGGCAGTTTTCCTATATTCGTGGCGGACAGTGATCGAGGGCCAAACCAAAATAAACAACGCGACCGAGTCTCGTTGGCAGTCACTTTAAGCATTACTGTAAAATAGCATTGTCACGTCCGAAGTGGGCGTCGGCGGGTGTGGCTTATTCGCAGGATGATTTTTCATTCTTTCAGATGGCACACCGGCAGTTTCCGGCCCTGAGCTGCCTTTCACCACCGCTCCTGATGCTGCGCTGCAGCTTCCCGAAAGCCGACATTGACAAGTGAACGAAGCATTTCGGCACCCCCGAGGTCTGATATGCGGACCTAGTTGCCGTTTGCGTCAATGGCGGCTTCCAGAAAACTAAGCGTTCAACAAACGGTGTTTTTCAAACGGTCGGTGATTCTCTGGCAGTATATCAGGCAAAATATTTAAGCTTCGGATGGGCGCAAATAAAAGGCGTGACATTTTGCGCTCTCAAGGGGCCGACGTAATTTTAACGTTAAAGTGTTGATTACCCCAAGAAATTTTGTGTCAGGTAGATTGTACCACAATGAGACCCTTTTGCGTCGAAAGCCGCAGCGGTTGATGTGAGGCGCATCCGCCCATCCATCAGGTTTTTCCGATGATCTGGTGAGTCAACCCAAAGACGGACGGCTTCCCGCGCGAGGCTTTCATAACTATGCGGAGGGATAGATCGGCCACTGTTAGCATCTGAAAACTGGCAAGTTGAAAGATCTTGAGTATAGAATGGGTTACTCGTAATTTTATAGCGATACATTTTGCTGATATTTTCGGAACCTGTCTTGAACTTTAAGCCGGTACGTTTCATACGTCCCTGCAAATTTTGTTGCCCTGAAATATTTGAATGATGGGAAAGATGGCTATTTTTTGCCATCCATCTCGAATGCTTGCGAGCTGCGTCCGTCAGCCGTGTCTCGCTTTTCAAGGAGGGCAACCCAGCACGGCAGCGGGTAAAGTTCACTTCAATGAGGATGGCTTTGTTTAACAATGACTGGTTAATCTTACTCGAGGCAGGTATGGTCTTATTCGTCCCTGCCATTGCGGGTCTGCTGCATGCATTTGCAGTACCAACAGAGAAAATCAGAGTTGCTACCAGGAAACCTAACCGGACGAAAATCTTACCCATATGACGCTCACTTTCTTTTGTTGTCTAATAAGGCTACGCATAGATCGGGTCAGAATTACGGCG
This Falsihalocynthiibacter arcticus DNA region includes the following protein-coding sequences:
- a CDS encoding Hint domain-containing protein, which translates into the protein MPNTYTDQFWLIDPANPPSVGDTLTVYSFNIIDQNDNNLINRFSNDSIDGSDITSSYPGDTVTVNLPGGGSATITGATFYLADGRVVFTPSDGSVLQTSTFASSTFVNSQGSLPTGSLGPPCFMAGTGIGTPNGLISVECLRKGDVLQNHAGQLVKLRVVLNSSYSARQLAENPKLRPVRIMAGALGCGLPQSDLLVSRQHRMLVSSKIAERMFGTTDVLVSAIKLTELPGIYVDESVREAEYFHLVFDQHEVIFAEGAPTESLYTGPEALRSISQEAREEIFAIFPELTNLGYTPDPARALPSGKLQKQLVARHMRNKRPLLELLTT
- a CDS encoding CAP domain-containing protein, giving the protein MGKIFVRLGFLVATLIFSVGTANACSRPAMAGTNKTIPASSKINQSLLNKAILIEVNFTRCRAGLPSLKSETRLTDAARKHSRWMAKNSHLSHHSNISGQQNLQGRMKRTGLKFKTGSENISKMYRYKITSNPFYTQDLSTCQFSDANSGRSIPPHSYESLAREAVRLWVDSPDHRKNLMDGRMRLTSTAAAFDAKGSHCGTIYLTQNFLG